DNA sequence from the Armigeres subalbatus isolate Guangzhou_Male chromosome 1, GZ_Asu_2, whole genome shotgun sequence genome:
AATCTTACCCCGGTAGACACAATGCCTTTTACTAAATTGACTATTCTCTACTATTCAAGCCTCTGgacttgattttattttcagtcAACGAGGGCATCCTTTGCTTGTTGTCGACAACTATTTGTACCGCAAAAACCGAGGAAACTACTGGCGCTGTATCCGGTAAGTGTGAATCGTATTCATAGTGGAACCATTTATCTGATCTATTCGAAATGTGCATTCACAGATGTACCAAATTCAAGTGTCGCAGTCGGTTGATTGTTAAGCCGGGCCAGGTGCCAGTCTGCATCGAGAACCACTCGCACGGACCGGAAACGGAGAAAATC
Encoded proteins:
- the LOC134221072 gene encoding uncharacterized protein LOC134221072; amino-acid sequence: MRFVGKRIIPKVAASGLDFIFSQRGHPLLVVDNYLYRKNRGNYWRCIRCTKFKCRSRLIVKPGQVPVCIENHSHGPETEKINWGRTVMENVKSQEQNDIVFRMRQPHCKVEYVMQPKKN